One Spinacia oleracea cultivar Varoflay chromosome 4, BTI_SOV_V1, whole genome shotgun sequence DNA segment encodes these proteins:
- the LOC110775602 gene encoding phenylacetaldehyde reductase-like: MVRTKLIDPAVKGTLNVLTSCARIPTIKRVVFTSSMAAVLLTGRPLTAETVVDETWFSVPEICEKQQMKWYLLSKKLAEEAAWDFVKEHGLDMVSINPAIVIGPLLQPTINTSSFAVLSLVNVTVGFFQGSEKGGHADR; the protein is encoded by the exons ATGGTGAGA ACTAAGCTAATTGATCCAGCAGTAAAAGGAACACTGAATGTCCTTACATCCTGCGCCAGAATCCCAACCATCAAACGCGTAGTTTTCACATCATCAATGGCTGCAGTTCTGCTCACTGGTAGACCTCTAACTGCTGAAACTGTAGTTGATGAAACATGGTTTTCTGTCCCAGAAATCTGCGAGAAACAACAAATG AAGTGGTATCTTTTGTCAAAGAAATTGGCTGAAGAAGCTGCATGGGATTTTGTTAAAGAACATGGGCTTGATATGGTGTCGATAAACCCTGCAATTGTTATAGGCCCTTTGCTGCAGCCAACAATCAATACCAGTTCTTTTGCTGTTTTAAGCTTGGTTAATG TCACCGTTGGTTTTTTCCAAGGGAGTGAAAAAGGTGGACATGCTGACAGATGA